In Nocardioides sp. InS609-2, a single genomic region encodes these proteins:
- a CDS encoding NAD(P)-dependent oxidoreductase — protein MSELQKVLVSGSAGFIGGYVVEELLGRGYKVVGIDNYSKYGPVEKSYDNHPDYDFTEGDARDPILMEKLLADCDHLIAGAALIGGISYFHAYAYDLLAQNERIMASQCDAAIAAARSGKLKKVTYLSSSMVFESTEHWPSKEGDERKIPPPLSSYGFQKLAVEYFAKAAWDQYKLPYTIVRPFNCVGIGEGRALGDVEVSSGNVKLAMSHVVPDIVQKIVKGQDPLHILGEGNQVRHYTYGGDLARGIVECMSQEAAYNQDFNISTPESTSVRELADVIWRKIKGDAPLTLVSDEAYEYDVQKRVPDVQKAKDVLGFECSTSLDVMLDEVIPWVTQAVADGRL, from the coding sequence ATGTCAGAGCTGCAGAAGGTCCTCGTCTCCGGCTCGGCCGGCTTCATCGGCGGCTACGTCGTCGAGGAGCTCCTCGGCCGCGGCTACAAGGTCGTCGGCATCGACAACTACTCCAAGTACGGGCCCGTCGAGAAGTCCTACGACAACCACCCCGACTACGACTTCACCGAGGGTGACGCGCGCGACCCGATCCTGATGGAGAAGCTGCTCGCCGACTGCGACCACCTCATCGCCGGGGCCGCGCTGATCGGCGGCATCTCCTACTTCCACGCCTACGCCTACGACCTGCTCGCGCAGAACGAGCGGATCATGGCCTCGCAGTGCGATGCCGCCATCGCCGCCGCGCGCAGCGGCAAGCTGAAGAAGGTCACCTACCTGTCGTCGTCGATGGTCTTCGAGTCGACCGAGCACTGGCCCTCCAAGGAGGGCGACGAGCGGAAGATCCCGCCGCCGCTGTCGTCGTACGGCTTCCAGAAGCTGGCCGTGGAGTACTTCGCCAAGGCCGCCTGGGACCAGTACAAACTGCCCTACACGATCGTCCGCCCGTTCAACTGCGTCGGCATCGGCGAGGGCCGTGCGCTCGGCGACGTCGAGGTCTCCTCGGGCAACGTCAAGCTCGCGATGAGCCACGTCGTGCCCGACATCGTGCAGAAGATCGTCAAGGGCCAGGACCCGCTCCACATCCTCGGCGAGGGCAACCAGGTCCGGCACTACACCTACGGCGGCGACCTCGCGAGGGGCATCGTCGAGTGCATGTCGCAGGAGGCCGCCTACAACCAGGACTTCAACATCTCCACGCCAGAGTCCACCAGCGTGCGCGAGCTCGCCGACGTCATCTGGCGCAAGATCAAGGGCGACGCCCCGCTCACCCTGGTCAGCGACGAGGCCTACGAGTACGACGTCCAGAAGCGCGTCCCCGACGTGCAGAAGGCCAAGGACGTGCTCGGCTTCGAGTGCAGCACGTCACTCGACGTGATGCTCGACGAGGTCATCCCGTGGGTGACCCAGGCGGTTGCCGACGGGCGTCTGTGA
- a CDS encoding sigma-70 family RNA polymerase sigma factor, translated as MTDEQFLAERFEEKRSHLRAVAYRMLGSLCEADDAVQEAWLRLSRSDTSAVDNLGGWLTTVVARVCLDALRSRTSRGEQPYDVHVPDPVVSPESGSDPEHQALLADSVGLALLVVLDSLTPAERLAFVLHDVFAVPFDDIAPIVGRSSAATRQLASRARRRVQGQATAPADPLPRQREVVTAFYAAVRAGDFEALVAVLDPDVVLRADTGSGSIGVSKLLKGARAVAESAMTFARYARFGRPVLVNGAAGIVTIMDGRPLSVMGFTVSGGQITGIDILADPERLGRLDLALLDE; from the coding sequence ATGACCGACGAACAATTTCTGGCTGAGCGGTTCGAGGAGAAGAGGAGCCACCTTCGGGCGGTCGCCTATCGGATGCTCGGTTCGCTGTGCGAGGCCGACGACGCCGTCCAGGAGGCCTGGCTGCGACTTAGCCGCTCCGACACCAGCGCGGTCGACAACCTGGGCGGTTGGCTGACGACCGTCGTCGCCCGGGTGTGCCTGGACGCCCTGCGGTCCCGCACGTCGCGTGGGGAGCAGCCGTACGACGTGCACGTGCCGGACCCGGTCGTGAGTCCGGAGTCCGGCAGCGACCCCGAGCACCAGGCGCTGCTCGCCGACTCCGTCGGACTTGCCCTGCTCGTCGTGCTGGACTCGCTGACGCCCGCGGAGCGTCTCGCGTTCGTGCTGCACGACGTGTTCGCCGTACCTTTCGACGACATTGCACCGATCGTGGGCCGCTCCTCCGCTGCCACCCGACAGCTGGCGAGTCGGGCGCGGCGGCGGGTCCAAGGGCAGGCAACCGCTCCCGCCGACCCGCTTCCCCGGCAGCGCGAGGTCGTCACCGCCTTCTACGCCGCAGTCCGTGCGGGTGACTTCGAGGCCCTGGTGGCCGTCCTCGACCCGGACGTCGTGCTGCGCGCGGACACGGGATCCGGCAGCATCGGGGTCTCGAAGCTGCTGAAGGGCGCGCGGGCCGTGGCCGAGTCGGCCATGACGTTCGCACGGTACGCGCGCTTCGGCCGCCCGGTCCTGGTCAACGGGGCAGCCGGGATCGTCACGATCATGGACGGCCGACCACTGTCGGTGATGGGGTTCACGGTCTCCGGCGGCCAGATCACTGGCATCGACATCCTCGCGGACCCGGAGCGGCTGGGTCGCCTCGACCTTGCCTTGCTCGACGAGTGA
- a CDS encoding carboxymuconolactone decarboxylase family protein, whose protein sequence is MKARIGNPAIVVPDAMKALLALGKVAHQGSVPQETHYLVHLRASQINACGVCVDLHARELRKAGESDERIFSVAAWRETPYYSDAERSALALAESITRLSDTSDAVPDDVWDEAARHYDESELASLTLSIAAVNMWNRLNVATRQVAGEWVG, encoded by the coding sequence ATGAAGGCACGAATCGGCAACCCCGCGATCGTCGTCCCCGACGCGATGAAAGCACTGCTGGCACTGGGCAAAGTGGCCCACCAGGGCAGCGTCCCGCAGGAGACGCACTACCTGGTGCACCTGAGGGCGAGCCAGATCAACGCCTGCGGTGTCTGCGTGGACCTGCACGCCCGCGAGCTGCGCAAGGCCGGCGAGTCGGACGAGCGGATCTTCTCGGTCGCGGCGTGGCGGGAGACGCCGTACTACTCGGACGCGGAGCGGAGCGCGCTGGCCCTCGCCGAGTCGATCACCCGTCTGTCCGACACGTCGGACGCCGTCCCGGACGATGTCTGGGATGAGGCCGCGCGCCACTACGACGAGTCGGAGCTCGCGTCCCTCACGCTCTCGATCGCCGCCGTCAACATGTGGAACCGCCTCAACGTCGCTACCCGCCAGGTCGCAGGTGAGTGGGTCGGGTGA
- a CDS encoding DUF4349 domain-containing protein: protein MLTSPRAPALLAGIAIALTVGLSGCSSSGNDSGATSSESAEAPASGQQDLLDMPSDEGGGDSDSGSVNGQKAGTPARAALQERSIISVGTVSLSSKDVQGTRNEVQKIIDTRQGEITGEETQTSDDGEMTWSRLELRVPSEDFSETMTDLEKAGTLENASRTAEDVTTQVIDTDVRIRAQERSLRRIEVLLDSAGSLRDVVAVEAELTRRQADLDSLKQQQAYLSDQTSMSTITVHIDREGTTKPRKDDDPAGFVAGLEGGWSALATFGAGLATVTGALLPFAVVLALLGTPLFLVLRRYAARRTPRQTTAETS from the coding sequence ATGTTGACCTCACCCCGGGCACCGGCCCTGCTCGCCGGCATCGCGATCGCACTGACAGTCGGCCTGTCGGGCTGCAGCTCCTCCGGGAACGACAGCGGCGCCACGTCCTCCGAATCCGCCGAAGCCCCGGCCTCCGGGCAGCAGGACTTGCTCGACATGCCGTCCGATGAGGGCGGGGGCGACAGCGACAGTGGCTCGGTCAACGGCCAGAAGGCCGGCACCCCTGCCCGGGCCGCCCTGCAGGAGCGTTCGATCATCTCGGTCGGCACCGTCTCGCTGAGCAGCAAGGACGTGCAGGGCACACGTAACGAGGTGCAGAAGATCATCGACACCCGCCAGGGCGAGATCACCGGGGAGGAGACCCAGACCAGCGACGACGGCGAGATGACCTGGTCACGACTCGAGCTGCGCGTGCCCAGCGAGGACTTCAGCGAGACCATGACCGACCTCGAGAAGGCAGGCACCCTCGAGAACGCCAGCCGCACCGCCGAGGACGTCACCACACAGGTCATCGACACCGACGTCCGGATCCGCGCTCAGGAGCGCAGCCTGCGCCGCATCGAGGTGCTGCTCGACAGTGCCGGCTCGCTGCGCGACGTCGTCGCCGTCGAGGCCGAGCTCACCCGCCGCCAGGCCGACCTCGACTCACTCAAGCAGCAGCAGGCCTACCTCTCCGACCAGACGAGCATGTCGACGATCACCGTCCACATCGACCGCGAGGGGACCACGAAGCCCCGCAAGGACGACGACCCGGCCGGCTTCGTCGCAGGCCTCGAGGGCGGCTGGTCGGCGCTGGCCACCTTCGGTGCGGGCCTCGCCACCGTCACCGGCGCCCTGCTCCCATTCGCGGTCGTCCTCGCCCTGCTGGGCACCCCGCTCTTCCTGGTCCTGCGCAGGTACGCCGCCCGTCGTACGCCGCGGCAGACGACCGCGGAGACGAGCTAG
- a CDS encoding DUF3000 domain-containing protein, whose product MAVREETRPGTGAGSPPPEFLAAVAAMRAAPLRPEVFCEEMPAPQRIAPHSFALSADVTVDDVDLGTGRIILLHDPAGNDAWQGTFRCVAYARADIDPELITDPMLAAVGWTWLTEALDAHGAQWTAASGTVTRVATESFGGMSDEEGTAQVEIRASWTPVAPDASVGGPPDLTPHVEAWGELLCTAVGLPPVPEGVTAMPSRRGQRGR is encoded by the coding sequence ATGGCTGTCCGTGAAGAGACACGCCCGGGCACGGGCGCGGGTTCCCCACCCCCGGAGTTCCTGGCGGCGGTTGCCGCGATGCGCGCGGCGCCCCTCCGGCCGGAGGTCTTCTGCGAGGAGATGCCGGCACCGCAGCGCATCGCCCCGCACTCCTTCGCGCTCAGCGCCGACGTCACCGTCGATGACGTCGACCTCGGCACCGGCCGCATCATCCTGCTCCACGACCCGGCCGGCAACGACGCCTGGCAGGGCACGTTCCGGTGCGTGGCCTACGCCCGAGCCGACATCGACCCCGAGCTGATCACCGACCCGATGCTGGCTGCGGTCGGCTGGACCTGGCTGACCGAGGCGCTCGACGCGCACGGCGCCCAGTGGACGGCCGCCTCCGGCACCGTCACCCGGGTCGCCACCGAGAGCTTCGGTGGCATGTCCGACGAAGAGGGCACCGCGCAGGTCGAGATCCGCGCGTCCTGGACCCCCGTCGCGCCGGACGCCTCCGTCGGCGGCCCGCCCGACCTCACCCCCCACGTCGAAGCCTGGGGCGAGCTCCTCTGTACGGCGGTAGGCCTGCCCCCCGTGCCCGAGGGCGTGACCGCCATGCCGAGCCGACGCGGGCAGCGCGGCCGCTGA
- the hemQ gene encoding hydrogen peroxide-dependent heme synthase, producing the protein MSDQSNASRINELNATIRYTMWSVFRLRDLIGDSDRASESAEVETLFSKLAGEDVVVRGTYDVAGLRADADLMIWWHAETSEALQDAYHRFRSTTFGRRLDPVWSQLALHRPAEFNKSHVPAFLDNEEPKAHICVYPFVRSYEWYLLDDAERRAMLAEHGKMARDYPDVRANTVASFALGDYEWMLAFEADELYRIVDLMRHLRGSETRRHVREEVPFYTGSRASVADLVQRLP; encoded by the coding sequence ATGAGCGACCAGAGCAACGCCTCCCGCATCAACGAGCTCAATGCGACCATCCGCTACACGATGTGGTCGGTGTTCCGGTTGCGTGACCTCATCGGCGACAGCGACCGCGCGTCCGAGTCGGCCGAGGTCGAGACCCTCTTCTCCAAGCTGGCCGGCGAGGACGTCGTCGTCCGCGGCACCTACGACGTCGCCGGCCTGCGCGCCGACGCCGACCTGATGATCTGGTGGCACGCGGAGACGAGCGAGGCCCTCCAGGACGCCTACCACCGCTTCAGGAGTACGACGTTCGGTCGTCGCCTCGACCCGGTCTGGTCGCAGCTCGCCCTGCACCGGCCGGCGGAGTTCAACAAGAGCCACGTGCCGGCATTCCTCGACAACGAGGAGCCCAAGGCGCACATCTGCGTCTACCCGTTCGTGCGCTCCTACGAGTGGTACCTCCTCGATGACGCCGAGCGCCGCGCGATGCTGGCCGAGCACGGCAAGATGGCGCGCGACTACCCCGACGTCCGCGCCAACACGGTCGCGAGCTTCGCCCTCGGCGACTACGAGTGGATGCTGGCCTTCGAGGCCGACGAGCTGTACCGCATCGTCGACCTGATGCGTCACCTGCGCGGCTCCGAGACCCGCCGCCACGTGCGCGAAGAGGTGCCGTTCTACACCGGCTCGCGCGCCAGCGTCGCCGACCTGGTGCAGCGGCTGCCCTGA
- the hemE gene encoding uroporphyrinogen decarboxylase yields MSPSPAAADSVLLRAARGEPVSHTPVWFMRQAGRSLPEYLKAREGVAMLDSCMDPELVVEITLQPVRRYGVDAAIFFSDIVLPLKAVGVDLDIVPGVGPVVASPVRTLADVETIPDLTPDHVPFITQAVQGLVGELGATPLIGFAGAPFTVASYLVEGGPSKEHAKTKAMMFGAPEVWDALMRKIAGISAAYLKVQVDAGASAVQLFDSWAGALTPADYAEHVMPHSARVLAAAGELNVPRIHFGVGTTNLLGLMGDAGADVVGVDWRTPLADALPLVGDKVVQGNLDPTLVFAPTDVMLARAGEIIDAGRAAKGHIFNLGHGVIPSTDPDQLARLTEFVQSYPLTGLTGQ; encoded by the coding sequence GTGAGTCCGTCGCCTGCTGCCGCTGACAGTGTCCTGCTCCGCGCCGCCCGGGGTGAGCCCGTCTCGCACACGCCCGTGTGGTTCATGCGTCAGGCCGGTCGCTCGCTGCCGGAGTACCTCAAGGCGCGCGAGGGCGTCGCCATGCTCGACTCGTGCATGGATCCCGAGCTCGTCGTCGAGATCACTCTGCAGCCCGTCCGCCGGTACGGCGTCGACGCGGCCATCTTCTTCTCCGACATCGTGCTCCCGCTCAAGGCGGTCGGTGTCGACCTCGACATCGTGCCCGGGGTCGGACCCGTCGTCGCCTCGCCCGTGCGCACCCTCGCCGACGTCGAGACGATCCCCGACCTGACCCCTGACCACGTCCCCTTCATCACCCAGGCCGTGCAGGGGCTGGTGGGCGAGCTTGGCGCGACGCCGCTGATCGGGTTCGCCGGCGCCCCGTTCACCGTCGCGTCGTACCTCGTCGAGGGTGGCCCGTCTAAGGAGCACGCGAAGACCAAGGCGATGATGTTCGGTGCTCCCGAGGTGTGGGACGCGCTGATGCGCAAGATCGCGGGCATCTCCGCGGCCTACCTGAAGGTGCAGGTCGACGCCGGTGCCTCCGCCGTACAGCTCTTCGACTCGTGGGCCGGAGCGCTCACCCCCGCCGACTACGCCGAGCACGTGATGCCGCACTCCGCGCGGGTGCTGGCCGCGGCCGGTGAGCTCAATGTGCCGCGCATCCACTTCGGTGTCGGCACCACCAACCTGCTCGGTCTGATGGGCGACGCCGGAGCCGACGTCGTCGGCGTCGACTGGCGTACCCCGCTCGCCGACGCGCTGCCGCTGGTCGGCGACAAGGTCGTGCAGGGCAACCTCGACCCGACTCTGGTCTTCGCGCCGACCGACGTGATGCTGGCTCGCGCCGGCGAGATCATCGACGCCGGCCGGGCCGCCAAGGGCCACATCTTCAACCTCGGCCACGGCGTCATCCCGTCGACCGATCCCGACCAGCTGGCCCGGCTGACGGAGTTCGTGCAGAGCTACCCGCTCACCGGACTGACCGGCCAGTAG
- the hemG gene encoding protoporphyrinogen oxidase, translated as MTADRLRIVVVGGGIAGLTAAHLLGADHDVLLLEGSPVVGGKLRLAEVAGVTVDVGAEAMLNRRPEGVELARELGLPVVHPTSATSRVWSRGELRPLPRSLMGVPFDLDELAASGVLSADGLARARAEVVTPWSGDDVSVGDLVAARLGDEVVDRLVEPLLGGVYAGRAFEISVLAAMPQLAAMAGRGSLTEQAAAIVASDVPVFAGIEGGMGLLPRALVDSGRFVVRTHATVRELRRTASGFELTVGSTRDAETVLADRVVLATPSAPTARLLAELAPDAAAELAAIEMASVAVVTLAFHAADLPDLAARSGFLVPPVEQRHIKASTFSFAKWDWVRDTGNGVLLLRTSLGRHRDEAALQAPDADLVAGSLADLREIAGIDARPVDTHVQRWGGALPQYAVGHVGRVVRIRAALDGTGVVVCGATYDGVGIPAVIGSARLAALMVHAAE; from the coding sequence GTGACTGCCGACCGACTGCGCATCGTCGTGGTCGGTGGTGGGATCGCCGGCCTGACCGCCGCCCACCTGCTGGGCGCCGACCATGACGTGCTGCTACTCGAGGGGTCGCCGGTCGTCGGCGGGAAGCTGCGGCTGGCCGAGGTCGCCGGAGTGACGGTCGACGTCGGCGCCGAGGCGATGCTGAACCGCCGCCCCGAAGGCGTCGAGCTGGCCCGCGAGCTCGGACTGCCCGTCGTACACCCCACCAGCGCGACGTCGCGGGTCTGGAGCCGCGGTGAGCTGCGGCCGCTGCCACGGTCACTAATGGGGGTGCCGTTCGACCTGGACGAGCTGGCCGCCTCGGGCGTGCTGTCGGCCGACGGCCTGGCCCGCGCCCGCGCCGAGGTCGTCACACCGTGGAGCGGCGACGATGTCTCCGTCGGTGACCTGGTCGCCGCGCGCCTCGGCGACGAGGTCGTCGACCGGCTGGTCGAGCCGCTGCTGGGTGGTGTGTACGCCGGCCGCGCGTTCGAGATCTCCGTCCTCGCCGCCATGCCCCAGCTGGCCGCGATGGCCGGCCGTGGGTCGCTGACCGAGCAAGCCGCCGCGATCGTCGCGTCCGACGTCCCCGTCTTCGCGGGCATCGAGGGGGGCATGGGGCTCCTGCCTCGGGCACTGGTCGACAGTGGCCGGTTCGTGGTCCGAACGCACGCTACGGTGCGCGAGCTGCGGCGTACGGCCTCGGGCTTCGAGCTCACCGTCGGCTCGACCCGCGACGCCGAGACGGTGCTTGCCGACCGGGTCGTGCTGGCCACGCCGTCGGCGCCGACGGCACGGCTGCTGGCGGAGCTCGCCCCCGACGCGGCCGCAGAGCTCGCCGCGATCGAGATGGCGTCGGTCGCCGTGGTGACGCTGGCCTTCCACGCGGCCGACCTGCCCGACCTCGCCGCCCGGTCGGGCTTCCTGGTGCCGCCAGTCGAGCAGCGCCACATCAAGGCGTCGACGTTCTCGTTCGCGAAGTGGGACTGGGTGCGGGACACCGGCAACGGCGTGCTCCTGCTGCGCACCTCGCTGGGTCGGCACCGCGACGAGGCTGCGCTGCAGGCCCCCGACGCCGATCTGGTGGCGGGCTCGCTCGCCGATCTCCGCGAGATTGCCGGTATCGACGCAAGGCCGGTCGACACTCACGTACAGCGCTGGGGCGGCGCGCTGCCGCAGTACGCCGTGGGCCACGTCGGCCGGGTGGTCCGGATCCGCGCGGCCCTCGACGGCACCGGGGTCGTGGTCTGTGGAGCGACGTACGACGGGGTCGGCATCCCCGCCGTCATCGGGTCCGCCCGCCTCGCGGCGCTCATGGTCCACGCGGCAGAATGA
- a CDS encoding nucleotide sugar dehydrogenase → MTDQTDTTFDLVVVGGCGHVGLPLAIAFADRGKRVGIYDVNEAAVKLVESGELPFVENGATEVLERAQAAGRLTVSTDPSIISGADVVVVVIGTPVDEHLNPDPRAVTSAIAEIQQHFRDGQLLVLRSTVFPGVTAGVERLLAKAGLAIDVAFCPERIAEGKAMEELFTLPQIVSGRTAEVKLRAGELFGTLTESIVELETEEAELAKLFTNTWRYIKFAAANQFYVMANDHGLDFDKIRKALAHDYPRAADMPGAGFAAGPCLFKDTMQLAAFTDNSFVLGHAAMLVNEGLPLYLVTHLEKTHDLSNMTVGILGMAFKGESDDIRSSLSYKLKRILEFRAGEVLCTDPFVTVDTSLLPLDDVLERADLLILAAPHRAYADLETAKPVADVWNFLGQGSVV, encoded by the coding sequence ATGACCGACCAGACCGACACCACCTTCGACCTCGTGGTGGTGGGCGGCTGTGGCCACGTCGGGCTGCCGCTGGCCATCGCGTTCGCCGACCGCGGCAAGCGGGTCGGCATCTACGACGTCAACGAGGCTGCGGTCAAGCTGGTCGAGAGCGGCGAGCTGCCGTTCGTCGAGAACGGCGCGACCGAGGTCCTCGAGCGCGCCCAGGCCGCCGGCCGGCTGACGGTCAGCACCGACCCGTCGATCATCTCCGGCGCCGACGTCGTCGTCGTCGTGATCGGCACCCCTGTCGACGAGCACCTCAACCCCGACCCGCGCGCGGTCACCTCCGCGATCGCCGAGATCCAGCAGCACTTCCGCGACGGCCAGCTCCTGGTGCTGCGCAGCACCGTCTTCCCCGGCGTCACGGCCGGCGTCGAGCGGCTCCTCGCCAAGGCCGGCCTCGCGATCGACGTCGCGTTCTGCCCCGAGCGCATCGCCGAGGGCAAGGCGATGGAGGAACTCTTCACGCTCCCCCAGATCGTCTCCGGGCGCACCGCTGAGGTGAAGCTGCGTGCCGGCGAGCTGTTCGGCACGCTCACCGAGAGCATCGTCGAGCTGGAGACCGAGGAGGCCGAGCTCGCCAAGCTGTTCACCAACACCTGGCGCTACATCAAGTTCGCCGCGGCCAACCAGTTCTACGTGATGGCCAACGACCACGGGCTCGACTTCGACAAGATCCGCAAGGCGCTGGCGCACGACTACCCGCGCGCAGCCGACATGCCGGGCGCCGGCTTCGCAGCCGGACCGTGCCTGTTCAAGGACACGATGCAGCTGGCCGCGTTCACCGACAACTCGTTCGTCCTTGGCCACGCCGCGATGCTGGTCAACGAAGGGCTGCCGCTCTACCTGGTCACCCACCTCGAGAAGACCCACGACCTCTCCAACATGACCGTCGGCATCCTCGGGATGGCGTTCAAGGGCGAGAGCGACGACATCCGGTCGAGCCTGTCCTACAAGCTCAAGCGCATCCTCGAGTTCCGCGCAGGCGAGGTGCTGTGCACCGACCCCTTCGTCACGGTCGACACCTCGCTGCTGCCGCTCGACGACGTACTCGAGCGCGCCGACCTGCTGATCCTGGCCGCCCCGCACCGCGCGTACGCCGACCTCGAGACCGCCAAGCCCGTCGCCGACGTCTGGAACTTCCTCGGGCAGGGCAGCGTCGTATGA
- the msrB gene encoding peptide-methionine (R)-S-oxide reductase MsrB — MAYDVEKTDEQWRQELSAEEYAVLRQAGTERAFTGEYTDTDTTGTYSCKACGSELFTSDTKFHSGCGWPSFYQPISDTVDYIEDVSHGMKRVEVRCANCGSHLGHVFPDGHGTPTGDRFCINSVSLKLTPKE, encoded by the coding sequence ATGGCTTACGACGTGGAGAAGACCGACGAGCAGTGGCGCCAGGAGCTGAGCGCCGAGGAGTACGCCGTGCTCCGCCAGGCCGGCACCGAGCGCGCCTTCACCGGCGAGTACACCGACACCGACACCACCGGCACCTACTCGTGCAAGGCGTGCGGCTCGGAGCTGTTCACCTCCGACACGAAGTTCCACTCGGGGTGCGGGTGGCCGAGCTTCTACCAGCCGATCAGCGACACGGTCGACTACATCGAGGACGTCTCGCACGGCATGAAGCGGGTCGAGGTGCGCTGCGCCAACTGCGGCTCACACCTCGGCCACGTCTTCCCCGACGGCCACGGCACCCCCACGGGCGACCGGTTCTGCATCAACTCGGTGAGCCTGAAGCTGACTCCCAAGGAGTAG
- a CDS encoding class I SAM-dependent methyltransferase: MTSEPEELRELYANRFHNEEAQRLDVWEVLCSRFFQKWVPDDAIVLDIAAGHCEFVNNIKAKRRIAVDLNPDVIHKAGPGVEAIVTRSDELVGIDDGSIDRVFISNFFEHVPREVIASTLLAVRRVLKADGKLLVLQPNVRYCAKDYWMFFDHITPVDDRALVEAFAAAGFDVELNIPRFLPYTTKSRLPSGPGLVKLYLKVPLAWRVLGAQAFMVGRPAAGR; encoded by the coding sequence GTGACCTCGGAACCGGAAGAGCTCCGCGAGCTCTACGCCAACCGCTTCCACAACGAGGAGGCCCAGCGCCTCGACGTGTGGGAGGTGCTCTGCTCGCGCTTCTTCCAGAAGTGGGTGCCCGACGACGCGATCGTGCTCGACATCGCCGCGGGTCACTGCGAGTTCGTCAACAACATCAAGGCCAAGCGACGCATCGCGGTCGACCTCAATCCCGACGTCATCCACAAGGCCGGGCCGGGCGTCGAGGCCATCGTGACCCGCTCCGACGAGCTGGTCGGCATCGACGACGGGTCGATCGACCGGGTGTTCATCAGCAACTTCTTCGAGCACGTGCCGCGCGAGGTGATCGCGTCCACGCTGCTCGCCGTACGACGCGTGCTCAAGGCCGACGGCAAGCTGCTCGTGCTCCAGCCCAACGTGCGCTACTGCGCCAAGGACTACTGGATGTTCTTCGACCACATCACGCCGGTCGACGACCGGGCGCTCGTGGAGGCTTTCGCCGCCGCAGGCTTCGATGTCGAGCTGAACATCCCGCGGTTCCTGCCCTACACGACCAAGAGCCGGCTGCCGAGCGGCCCCGGACTGGTGAAGCTCTACCTCAAGGTGCCGCTCGCGTGGCGGGTGCTGGGCGCGCAGGCGTTCATGGTGGGCCGACCGGCCGCTGGTCGCTGA
- a CDS encoding glycosyltransferase family 2 protein, protein MNPAQKKTGPRVSVVIPAYNEGDGVLPVLDRIFESVETPCEVLVVVDFETDTTVPVLAEYAAGEPRLTTLVNTYGRGPANAIRFGIDQANSHVVVVTMADGSDDPRQIDALARLVERGVVVAAASRYSAGGQQVGGPFLKAFVARSAGTSLGMLGRVGTRDATNSFKAYSTEFVREVGIDSRSGFEIGLELTAKARRLRRPVAEISTIWLDRTVGDSRFDMKAWIPRYLRWYRFAFGPELTIDQLRVQAARIAAQNSR, encoded by the coding sequence ATGAACCCCGCCCAGAAGAAGACAGGCCCCCGTGTCTCCGTCGTCATCCCTGCCTACAACGAGGGCGACGGCGTCCTCCCGGTGCTCGACCGGATCTTCGAGTCAGTCGAGACGCCGTGTGAAGTGCTCGTGGTCGTCGACTTCGAGACCGACACCACCGTGCCGGTGCTTGCCGAGTACGCCGCCGGCGAGCCGCGCCTCACGACCCTCGTCAACACCTATGGCCGGGGTCCGGCCAATGCCATCCGCTTCGGCATCGACCAGGCCAACTCGCACGTCGTCGTGGTCACCATGGCCGACGGCAGCGACGACCCCCGCCAGATCGACGCGCTCGCACGGCTGGTCGAGCGGGGCGTGGTGGTCGCGGCAGCGTCGCGCTACTCGGCCGGCGGCCAGCAGGTCGGCGGCCCGTTCCTCAAGGCGTTCGTCGCGCGCAGCGCCGGCACGTCGCTCGGCATGCTCGGCCGGGTCGGCACCCGCGACGCCACCAACAGCTTCAAGGCCTACTCCACCGAGTTCGTGCGCGAGGTCGGCATCGACTCTCGCAGCGGGTTCGAGATCGGTCTCGAGCTGACGGCGAAGGCGCGCCGGCTGCGCCGCCCGGTCGCCGAGATCTCCACCATCTGGCTCGACCGCACCGTCGGCGACTCCCGTTTCGACATGAAGGCGTGGATCCCGAGGTATCTGCGGTGGTACCGCTTCGCCTTCGGTCCCGAGCTCACCATCGACCAGCTCCGTGTCCAGGCGGCCCGGATCGCCGCCCAGAACAGCCGTTAG